One window from the genome of Candidatus Eisenbacteria bacterium encodes:
- a CDS encoding M23 family metallopeptidase, which produces MPRAVAACALALAFAGAPARAAAFAWPAAPPVFGPAFAVPPLDTLVVTGGFGEVRANHFHAGWDFSTGGRVGRPVRAPIAGTLERVRSSGVGYGRSLYLRANDGRLLVFGHLDAFHPPLGAYMDSAQRAAGRYEQDLWPPRDGFRFAAGDTLAWTGESGAGPPHLHVEIRHDDFAVHPLRGGLVPPRVGAPRLAWLTLEPLDGASRVAGGLMPRTIALAGAAAETLQAEGRLRAVVRSVSGVPGAQDAPAWSTALEWNGETVEARLDSISWAGEMSEIDFLVDRGRIAGRRGLVLWAPPGFRPRFLRASVPDSLAAGVIEVHRGDPPRLLRLLAREPDGAAVERAVVLRAPAAPGAPGVRRRPRPAKMAPERSLSWSYEVLPGRRVRVRVTGAPGEVRAASFARANGADVPADWDGAAWVALLDAGSSPEPDGLRIHGLRAGGREWSANAGEAMWPAGEGEIRPAPGISLALGPSQLFEPGVVFTRVRPGTGSRAQGLVAAGERVHVRPEDLPLRRPLLVTLPVATGETSKLGVYRRRAGGAWEWMGARRDAAARLISAESGLPGEFAALRDTLAPFVRVAPPSRSAPRGAYSRWQLVARVVERGSGLDAAESAFVVDGARVPTEWDPEKRELRWRPLTPPAAGTHRWQVRAVDRAGNVASRRGTFVLDSPRH; this is translated from the coding sequence ATGCCCCGCGCTGTTGCGGCCTGCGCGCTGGCGCTGGCCTTCGCGGGCGCTCCGGCGCGGGCCGCTGCCTTCGCGTGGCCGGCGGCCCCGCCGGTCTTCGGGCCGGCGTTCGCGGTGCCGCCGCTCGACACGCTGGTCGTGACGGGTGGCTTCGGAGAAGTGCGCGCCAACCACTTCCATGCCGGGTGGGATTTCTCGACCGGCGGCCGCGTCGGCCGGCCGGTGCGGGCGCCCATCGCCGGCACGCTCGAGCGCGTGCGCTCGTCGGGAGTCGGCTACGGCCGGTCGCTGTACCTGCGCGCGAACGACGGACGGCTGCTCGTGTTCGGACACCTCGACGCGTTCCACCCGCCGCTCGGCGCGTACATGGACTCGGCGCAGCGCGCGGCCGGACGGTACGAGCAGGACTTGTGGCCGCCGCGCGACGGGTTCCGCTTCGCCGCCGGCGACACGCTGGCGTGGACGGGCGAGAGCGGCGCGGGGCCGCCGCACCTGCACGTCGAGATCCGCCACGACGATTTCGCCGTGCATCCGCTGCGCGGCGGGCTCGTGCCTCCGCGCGTGGGCGCGCCGCGCCTGGCCTGGCTCACGCTCGAGCCGCTCGATGGCGCCTCGCGCGTCGCGGGCGGCCTGATGCCGCGGACGATCGCGCTCGCGGGGGCGGCGGCGGAGACGCTGCAGGCCGAGGGCCGGCTGCGAGCCGTGGTGCGCTCGGTGAGCGGCGTGCCCGGAGCGCAGGACGCGCCCGCGTGGAGCACCGCGCTCGAGTGGAACGGCGAGACGGTCGAGGCGCGGCTCGACAGCATCTCGTGGGCGGGCGAGATGAGCGAGATCGACTTCCTGGTGGACCGCGGGCGCATCGCCGGCCGCCGCGGGCTGGTGCTGTGGGCGCCGCCCGGCTTTCGCCCGCGCTTCCTGCGCGCGAGCGTGCCCGATTCGCTCGCGGCCGGCGTGATCGAGGTTCATCGGGGCGACCCGCCGCGCCTGCTGCGGCTGCTCGCGCGCGAGCCGGACGGAGCGGCGGTCGAGCGCGCGGTGGTGCTGCGCGCTCCGGCGGCGCCGGGCGCGCCCGGGGTGCGGCGCCGGCCGCGGCCGGCGAAGATGGCCCCGGAGCGCTCGCTCTCGTGGTCGTACGAGGTCCTGCCCGGTCGCCGCGTGCGCGTGCGCGTGACCGGCGCGCCGGGTGAGGTGCGCGCGGCGAGCTTCGCGCGCGCGAACGGCGCCGACGTGCCCGCGGACTGGGACGGCGCGGCGTGGGTGGCGTTGCTCGACGCCGGATCGAGCCCCGAGCCGGACGGTCTTCGCATCCACGGACTCCGCGCGGGCGGGCGGGAGTGGAGTGCGAACGCGGGCGAGGCGATGTGGCCCGCGGGCGAGGGCGAGATCCGGCCCGCGCCGGGCATCTCGCTCGCGCTCGGGCCCTCGCAACTCTTCGAGCCGGGCGTGGTGTTCACGCGCGTGCGTCCCGGTACAGGCTCGCGCGCGCAGGGACTCGTCGCGGCGGGCGAGCGCGTGCACGTCCGTCCCGAGGACCTGCCGCTGCGCCGCCCGCTGCTCGTGACGCTTCCGGTCGCGACCGGCGAGACCTCGAAGCTGGGCGTCTATCGCCGCCGCGCCGGGGGCGCGTGGGAATGGATGGGGGCCCGCCGGGACGCCGCCGCCCGGCTCATTTCGGCGGAGTCGGGTCTGCCGGGCGAGTTCGCGGCGCTGCGCGACACGCTCGCGCCGTTCGTGCGCGTCGCACCGCCGTCGCGCTCCGCGCCGCGCGGGGCGTACTCGCGCTGGCAGCTCGTCGCGCGCGTCGTCGAGCGCGGCAGCGGGCTCGATGCGGCGGAGTCGGCGTTCGTCGTGGACGGCGCGCGCGTGCCGACCGAGTGGGATCCGGAGAAACGCGAGCTGCGCTGGCGTCCGCTGACGCCGCCCGCGGCCGGCACGCATCGCTGGCAGGTGCGGGCGGTGGACCGCGCCGGAAACGTAGCGTCGCGCCGCGGAACCTTTGTGCTAGATTCGCCGCGTCACTGA
- a CDS encoding acetyl-CoA carboxylase carboxyltransferase subunit alpha: MRGFPVHRPARSLAARHARAQPARRAVRRARRRPQGTHARLPRALGKGGGVTVWLEFEKPVLELEEKIQELRASAAERGLDAGEELGELERKAEAMRREIYANLTRYQRVQIARHPKRPYFLDYVERCFTGFRELHGDRHFADDPAIVGGPAWFEDRPVMLIGQQKGRDTKENLYRRFGMPSPEGYRKALRLMQLADRFHVPIVTLVDTSGAYPGLGAEERGQAEAIAVNLREMATFAVPIVTVVIGEGGSGGALAIAVANRVLMFENSVYSVISPEGCAAILWRDGKQGARAAEALRLAAPDLAALGIVDAVLPEPLGGAHRDWDAAAATLKAALRENLGALSGVSGEELVRRRAERFRRIGVFTGGEA, encoded by the coding sequence ATGCGAGGTTTTCCTGTACATCGTCCGGCCCGATCACTCGCGGCTCGCCATGCGCGCGCGCAGCCGGCTCGTCGCGCAGTCCGACGGGCTCGTCGCCGGCCTCAAGGAACGCATGCCCGGCTGCCGCGTGCGCTGGGGAAAGGGGGGGGCGTGACCGTCTGGCTGGAGTTCGAGAAGCCGGTGCTCGAGCTGGAGGAGAAGATCCAGGAGCTGCGCGCGAGCGCCGCCGAACGCGGGCTCGACGCCGGCGAGGAACTCGGCGAGCTCGAGCGCAAGGCCGAGGCGATGCGGCGCGAGATCTACGCCAACCTGACGCGCTACCAGCGCGTGCAGATCGCCCGGCACCCGAAGCGGCCGTACTTCCTCGACTACGTCGAGCGCTGCTTCACGGGCTTCCGCGAGCTGCACGGCGACCGGCATTTCGCCGACGACCCCGCGATCGTCGGCGGGCCCGCGTGGTTCGAGGACCGGCCCGTCATGCTGATCGGCCAGCAGAAGGGCCGCGACACGAAGGAGAACCTGTACCGGCGCTTCGGCATGCCGAGTCCGGAGGGCTATCGCAAGGCGCTCCGGCTGATGCAGCTCGCCGACCGGTTCCATGTGCCGATCGTCACGCTGGTGGACACCTCGGGCGCCTACCCGGGGCTCGGCGCCGAGGAGCGCGGGCAGGCGGAGGCGATCGCCGTCAACCTGCGCGAGATGGCGACGTTCGCGGTGCCGATCGTGACCGTGGTGATCGGCGAGGGCGGCTCGGGCGGCGCGCTGGCGATCGCGGTGGCCAACCGGGTGCTCATGTTCGAGAACTCGGTCTACTCGGTGATCTCGCCCGAGGGCTGCGCGGCGATCCTGTGGCGCGACGGCAAGCAGGGAGCCAGGGCCGCCGAGGCCCTGCGCCTGGCGGCGCCCGACCTGGCGGCGCTCGGGATCGTGGACGCGGTCCTGCCCGAGCCCCTCGGCGGAGCGCACCGCGACTGGGACGCCGCGGCGGCGACGCTGAAGGCGGCGCTGCGCGAGAACCTCGGAGCGCTCTCCGGTGTAAGCGGGGAGGAACTGGTGCGGCGGCGCGCCGAGCGCTTCCGCCGCATCGGCGTGTTCACCGGCGGCGAGGCTTGA
- a CDS encoding Trm112 family protein, with product MALSADLLAILVCPACKGDLVYDEAGQTLTCGACRLRFKVVDDIPVMLVDEAVKF from the coding sequence ATGGCACTCAGTGCCGATCTGCTCGCCATCCTCGTCTGCCCCGCCTGCAAGGGCGATCTCGTGTACGACGAAGCCGGCCAGACGCTGACCTGCGGGGCCTGCCGGCTGCGCTTCAAGGTCGTGGACGACATTCCGGTGATGCTCGTCGACGAAGCCGTGAAGTTCTGA